CGCCGCGCTCGCCGCCTCGGCGCTGGTCCTGGCGGTGCTCTCCAGCATCCTGGAGCGCCGGGAGACCGGGAAGGGCCGCATCGTCACCGGGAGCAGCTCGGAGCCGACTCCCGTCGCGGCTGCCCGCCACTGAGCCCCACCACCTCCGGGCCGCACCGCGATTCAGCCGCACGGCGAATCGGCTGCCCCGCGCTCCCTCCCGAGCGAGATACAGCCGCACCGTCCTCGTGGCGGTGCGGCTGTTTACGTGTCAGCCCGTCGCGACGGTGAGCGGGGCGAACCTGCGGGCGGCGTCACCGGGCAGGTCCGGGATGCCGTACGTCATCACGGTGGTCCGGGAAAGGGGCTCCAGGCCGTGCTCCGTCAGCCAGCCGAGCAACTCCTTGTGCCGGGCGTCGACATCGGCCCGCAGCGGCCGGTCCGTCGTGGCGGCCAGGGCCGCGATCAGTGCCTGCGCGGTGGCCGTGTCCCGTGCGATCAGCGGCCCCACCACCTCGGCCTGTCCGCTCGGCCAGAGCGCCGCGTAGCCGACCAGGTCGCCGTGCTCCTCGGCGACCTGGAGCCGGTCGGAGAAGGCGGGCAGCCGGGCGAGGAGGTGCGTCCGGTCGGTGCCGAACGCGGGGAGGTCGAGCCGGACCATCGCCTGCAGATCGTCTGCCGCGGCCGGCCGGGTGGTCACGGACGAGGCCGACGAACAAAGCGCCGACGCCGGGTCAGCCGACGAGGAGGGGGCGGCAGAGGCAGAGGCTGCGGGGGAGCCGCCGGAGCCGATCGCTTGGAAACGGCCGCCGACGCGTTCGGCCCGGCCCACGGGGGAGAAGCCGAGGGCTTCGTAGAGCGGCTGACCCTGCTCCGTGGCGTACAGGGTGAGCGGGGTGTCCCGCGCGGTCTCCATCACATGCCGCATGAGCCGGCGGGCGATCCCCTGACGTGCGTAGCGTCCGGCGACGAGCATCATGCCGACCGCGGTGAAGTCGGATCCGTAGGGCATGGTCAGGCAGGTCGCCGCCAGACCCTTGCCGTCCGGGGCGTCGATCCCGTACCCGGTGCCGGCCGAGAGGAGCAGCCCCCACCGGTGTTCGTCGCGCGGCCAGCCGCGGTCCTCGCAGAGATCGGCGCAGGGGACCAGGTCTCCCCGGTTCAGGCGTCGGATCGGCAGGTCGACGAGGGAGCGGGGTGAAGGGCTGTGCATGGGGTCAGGCTGTCTGACGGGATGATCGCGCGTCCACCGGTTTCGCGGAACTGGCCGAGAACCGCAGCCGCCTGCCGCGCCGGGTGAGCCCCAGGGCTTGAGGATCGAGATCGCGGTGATGAAGAGATAGGTGGCGGTGGCCACCGACGGTGCGATCACGAGATTGATGTCGACGGCTCCGTCGGCAGCCGCC
This sequence is a window from Streptomyces parvus. Protein-coding genes within it:
- a CDS encoding GNAT family N-acetyltransferase; translation: MHSPSPRSLVDLPIRRLNRGDLVPCADLCEDRGWPRDEHRWGLLLSAGTGYGIDAPDGKGLAATCLTMPYGSDFTAVGMMLVAGRYARQGIARRLMRHVMETARDTPLTLYATEQGQPLYEALGFSPVGRAERVGGRFQAIGSGGSPAASASAAPSSSADPASALCSSASSVTTRPAAADDLQAMVRLDLPAFGTDRTHLLARLPAFSDRLQVAEEHGDLVGYAALWPSGQAEVVGPLIARDTATAQALIAALAATTDRPLRADVDARHKELLGWLTEHGLEPLSRTTVMTYGIPDLPGDAARRFAPLTVATG